The genomic stretch TGCGTCACCTGGTCCGCGGTGAACTGGAGTCGCTGGATGCTGGTGGGGACAATGGCCACCGAGTCCCCCGGCAGCTTGAAGCAGCTGGCGCCCTGGCCGCTGACCTCCCGCACCCGGCCGCGCCGCATGTGGACCAGGAACTCACTGGGCCGCGCGGTGACGAGCCCCCAGCGCTTCATCTTCTCCGGATCCTCCGCGGGCTTGCCGGCACGCCACCCGTCCACGTAGCGCGGCTGTTCCAGCTTGCCTCCACCCCCTCCGTCCATCCGGGCCAGGTGGGTCCTCCCGCCGCCCTCCCCCGTCTCCTGCGCCTCCTTCGTGCGGGCCGTCTGCTTCGCGCTCATGTGCGTGCCTCCCTGTGGTGGCCCCCACCCGTGCAGGCGGCCGGCCAGGGAGGGGCTCGCCGGGAAATCAAGAGGTTGGCCGGAGGGCGTGCGCCATTCTGGGGCACCTCGTCCCAGGACGGCGCGCCCGGACTGATCCACGACGGCGCGGCGTTGACTTAAGACGTCCTATTGGGAGCACGCACCCACACCCGCAGCGCTCCTGATGTTCGCTTGACCCGAAGGCGCCCCTTTTTATATTTGACCAGTCCGGTCCACATTCAGGTGTGACGGTGTAGGCTCCCCTGCGGCAAAGGCGCTCCGAGGCGCCGGTCGACGTCCCCTCCAGGAAGGTGTTGGAAGCAATGGTGAAGCTGCCGATCTACATGGACAACCACGCCACCACCCCGCTGGACCCGCGGGTGCTGGAGGCGATGCTGCCCTACCTGCGAGAGGACTTCGGTAACGCGGCCAGCCGTAATCACGTGTTCGGCTGGAAGGCCGAGGCGGCGGTGAACAAGGCCCGGCAGCAGGTGGCCGAGCTCATCGGCGCGGCCGAGCAGGAGATCGTCTTCACCTCGGGCGCCACCGAGTCCGACAACCTGGCCATCAAGGGCGTCATCGAGTTCTACAAGTCCAAGGGTGACCACATCATCACCCTCAAGACGGAGCACAAGGCCATCCTGGACACCTGCAAGCGCCTGGAGCGCGTGCGGCAGGAGCGGTTGGACGAGCTGAAGCTGCTGCGGCTGGCGCAGCTGGCGGGCCAGGACGTCACCGAGGACAACCAGTCGGAGCTGCTGGCGAAGTACGACGTGGACTCCGACGAGACGTACCGGAAGTGGGCCGAGCTGCCCACCGGAGGCGCGCGCGTCACCTACCTGGACGTGGAGCCCGACGGCCGGGTGAGCCTGGAGAAGCTGGCTGCGGCGATGACGCCGAAGACGGTCCTGGTCTCCATCATGTTCGCCAACAACGAGATTGGCGTGGTCCAGCCCGTCGCGGAGATTGGCGCGCTGTGCCGCTCCAAGGGCGTGCTCTTCCACTGCGACGCGGTGCAGGGCATCGGCAAGGTGCCCTTCGACGTGGAGGCCATGAAGGTGGACCTGGCCTCCATCACCTCGCACAAGATGTACGGCCCCAAGGGCATTGGCGCGCTGTACGTGCGCCGCCGGCCGCGCGTGCGCATCGCGCCCATCATCGACGGCGGCGGTCACGAGCGCGGCATGCGCTCCGGCACGCTGAACGTGTCGGCCATCGTCGGCTTTGGCATGGCGGCCGAGCTGGCTCGCAAGGAGCTGCCCGAGGAGTCGGCGCGCATCCTTCGCCTGCGTGAGAAGCTGCGCAAGGGCCTCACGGACGCGCTGGACATGACCATCATCAACGGCTCGATGGAGCACCGGCTGCCGGGCAACCTCAACATCTCCTTCGCCCACGCGGAGGGTGAGTCCCTGATGATGGGCATCAAGGACGTGGCGGTGTCCTCCGGCTCGGCGTGTACGTCCGCCTCCCTGGAGCCCTCCTACGTGCTGCGCGCGCTGGGCGTGGACGAGGAGCTGGCGCACAGCTCCATCCGCTTCGGCCTGGGCCGCTTCACCACGGAGGAGGAAGTCGACTACGTGGTGAACCTCGTAGTGGACAAGGTCCGCAAGCTGCGCGACATGAGCCCGCTCTACGAGATGGCCAAGGAAGGCATCGACCTCAAGAGCATCGAGTGGACGGCGCACTAGCGCCTTCCCAGGTAGACAGGGGGGCCCAGGCCCCCTCGCCCGGAGGGCGTTGCCCGCCGGAACCTTTGGTGAGAAGCATCCGTTGAAGGAGCAGGCATGGCTTACAGCGACAAGGTCATCGAGCACTACGAGAGCCCCCGGAACGTCGGGACGCTCGACAAGGAAGACCCGAACGTGGGCACCGGCCTGGTGGGCGCGCCCGCCTGCGGCGACGTGATGCGCCTGCAGCTCAAGATTTCCGAGGACGGGCTCATCGAGGACGCCCGCTTCAAGACGTTCGGCTGCGGGTCGGCCATTGCCTCGTCGTCGCTCGTCACCGAATGGGTGAAGGGCAAGACGGTGGACCAGGCGATGACCATCTCCAACAAGGACGTGGCCCGCGAGCTGTCGCTGCCGCCGGTGAAGATTCACTGCTCCGTGCTGGCCGAGGACGCCATCAAGGCGGCCATCGAGGACTTCAAGAAGAAGCGCGCCGCGCGTCAGGCCAAGGCGTCCTGACGTTCGGGAAAGGGAGAGGCGAACCATGAGCGAGCAGGCGACCCAGGAGACGACGCAGCGCCAGGCGCCTGCCACCGCGCCCGTGGCCAAGCCCCCCAAGGGCATCACCATTGCCGACAGCGCGGTGGCCCGGCTGAAGGAGCTGCTGGAGCAGCGGCAGACGCCCGAAGCCGGCCTCCGGCTGGCCGTGAAGGGTGGCGGCTGCTCGGGCCTCCAGTACTCCATGGAGTGGTCGGAGAAGTCCCGCGAGCGCGACAAGATTTTCGAGAAGGACGGCGTGCGCGTCTTCGTGGACCCGAAGAGCTACCTGTACCTCATCGGCACCGAGCTGGTGTTCGAGCAGACGCTCATGGCCTCCGGCTTCAAGCTGAACA from Myxococcus xanthus encodes the following:
- a CDS encoding IscS subfamily cysteine desulfurase, with product MKLPIYMDNHATTPLDPRVLEAMLPYLREDFGNAASRNHVFGWKAEAAVNKARQQVAELIGAAEQEIVFTSGATESDNLAIKGVIEFYKSKGDHIITLKTEHKAILDTCKRLERVRQERLDELKLLRLAQLAGQDVTEDNQSELLAKYDVDSDETYRKWAELPTGGARVTYLDVEPDGRVSLEKLAAAMTPKTVLVSIMFANNEIGVVQPVAEIGALCRSKGVLFHCDAVQGIGKVPFDVEAMKVDLASITSHKMYGPKGIGALYVRRRPRVRIAPIIDGGGHERGMRSGTLNVSAIVGFGMAAELARKELPEESARILRLREKLRKGLTDALDMTIINGSMEHRLPGNLNISFAHAEGESLMMGIKDVAVSSGSACTSASLEPSYVLRALGVDEELAHSSIRFGLGRFTTEEEVDYVVNLVVDKVRKLRDMSPLYEMAKEGIDLKSIEWTAH
- the iscU gene encoding Fe-S cluster assembly scaffold IscU, which gives rise to MAYSDKVIEHYESPRNVGTLDKEDPNVGTGLVGAPACGDVMRLQLKISEDGLIEDARFKTFGCGSAIASSSLVTEWVKGKTVDQAMTISNKDVARELSLPPVKIHCSVLAEDAIKAAIEDFKKKRAARQAKAS
- a CDS encoding HesB/IscA family protein — protein: MSEQATQETTQRQAPATAPVAKPPKGITIADSAVARLKELLEQRQTPEAGLRLAVKGGGCSGLQYSMEWSEKSRERDKIFEKDGVRVFVDPKSYLYLIGTELVFEQTLMASGFKLNNPNIKAACGCGESFSV